Genomic window (Moraxella haemolytica):
AGCCAATGGAAGCGACAGATGCACTATAACGAGCTGACGCATATAGTAAAGATGAGCCAACTTGACCTGCGTGTGATTGTGGAGATAGCTGACTGTTGGCAAGGTTGATAAACGCATCGGCACGCTCATAAAAAGCATTGACTTGAGCTTGAAACTCTTCAGGACTTAGGTTGGGCTTATTGGTTTGTTCGCTCATGAGATTTTCCTGTTGGGCTTATTGATTTAAAACGCTTGTTGGTTTGTTTGGTATCAAGACTGATAAGATTAAAATCATGTCATATCAAGAAGGTAACAACCAAAAGATGATGGAGTGCAAAAGTAATGCATTACGCTTGTGATATATTACGATGATTGCCAAAATTACAAGATTAGCTAATACTGAGCTAAAACATGATAACTTTGGCAATATTATCTGTATCTAACTATAGACCTGCATCTGCTCGTAGAGCTTCAGCACGATCGGTTTTTTCCCAAGTAAAGGCATTATCTGAGCCTGTACGCCCAAAATGCCCATAACTGGCGGTAATTTCGTACATTGGTTGCAATAAGTCTAGCATGCGTGTGATGCCATAAGGGCGTAGGTCAAAATGTACACGAATCAAGCGTTCTATTTCTTGGTCGCTGATTTTGCCAGTATTAAAGGTATTGACCGAGATAGAAGTTGGTTCTGCCACACCAATGGCATAAGATACCTGCACCTCGCAGCGGTCAGCCAGACCTGCAGCCACGATATTTTTGGCGACATAGCGACCTGCATAAGCAGCACTTCTATCTACCTTGCTTGGATCTTTACCAGAGAATGCACCACCGCCATGGCGTGCCATGCCACCATAAGTGTCCACGATAATCTTGCGACCTGTCAGGCCGGCATCACCCACAGGACCACCGATGACAAATTTGCCTGTTGGGTTGATGTGGTACAGTGTGTCTTTATGCAGTAGTTCGCTTGGAATAATAGGTTTAATGATTTCTTCCATCACAGCCTCTTTTAGGGCAGTGTGGCTGATGTCTGGATTGTGCTGAGTGGACAAAACCAGAGCATCTACAGCAATAGGTTTGTGATGGGCGTCATAACGCAAGGTAACTTGTGCTTTGGCATCTGGGCGAAGCCAACTTAGTGTACCATCTTTACGAAGTTGGGCTTGACGCTCCATCAAGCGATGGCTTAGTTGAATGGGTGCAGGCATCAGTACATCAGTCTCATTTGTGGCGTAGCCAAACATTAAGCCTTGATCGCCTGCCCCTTGGTCTTCTGGACGACTTCTATCCACGCCTTGGGCGATTTCTGGCGACTGTTTGCCAATCATGTTAATAACCGCACAGCTATTGCCATCAAAGCCCAAATCAGAATGATTATAGCCGATTTTATTGACGGTAGCACGCACAATACCTTCAACATCAATATCAGCATGCGTGCTGATCTCGCCTGCTAAAACAATTGCCCCTGTCTTAGTAAGGGTTTCGCAAGCGACACGAGCGTCTTTATCTTGGGTTAAAATGGCATCAAGTAGAGCGTCTGAGATTTGGTCTGCCATCTTATCTGGATGACCTTCAGAGACGGATTCTGAGGTAAATACTTGGTAGTTCATAGATAATCACTTATAAAAATAGATAAAAAATTATGCGAATTTTGGTGGCTTTTCTAGGCTTGACAAAATGGTCTGATGACCGAACGCACAAGGTGGACTGCGTTTGTGTTTATTGTGCAAATATCAATGTACACAATACAAATAAAATCACAAGGCATTTGGTGGAAAATTATAAGATATTTTTAATAAAATTACCAATGAATATTTTTTTATATTTGAGTGGGCTTAAAGGAAGGGTCTTGGTGGTTTTAGTTGAGTCTAAATTGATTGGGTTTTTTGAAAGTTGTAAAATTATTAAGCCTAAGGGTTTGGTTTGCCAGATTAATCTTGGTCTTCTTTTCAGCCAGCAGTGTTTCGTTGTGTTTGCGTAGGCGTTCTATTTCTGCTTGTGCCGCTTGAAACTGCTCGGCTGTGATTTGGGTTTCTTGATTGTTTTCGTCTGTCATGGGTTACTACCTATGTTATGCAATTACAAATTGCGGACAATAAAAAACCCTTGCAAATTGCAAGGGTTTTTGAGATTAAAGGTTAAAGTGCGAACTACATCGCCATCATTTGCTTGTAGGCGTTAATTTTGCTTTGACGCAAGGATTCTATCTCGGACTTCGTCAATGCTTTTACCTGAATTGATGATGAATTTAGCTTCCCACTCGGTGAGTTTTGAGAAGTCGTAGCCGAATGTTTGTTGCCAGAATGGTTCAAGTGTGCCATATTTTTCTCTCAAAGTGGTTAAAGTATCACTACCAAGCCGTAGTTGTGCTGAATATTGTTTTCCAGTTAAGGCATATACACCAATCACGGTTGCACCGCTTTGTTCAATATGTCCCTTAAATGAAGCAAGTGTGCCACCTTGTGTTTGAGTATCATCGACCATTATAACATAATTACCCTTTGGTATGCTACCGTCAAAAAATGGTGGATTCGCCAATCTGTGCCAACCATCGCCCCCTGTGCGAGAGACTTTGACCGCTTGCACAACATTTAAATCCACTTGTCCACCAATCTTCTTTGCCAAAACCGTTGCTACAGCCACAGGTATCATATTTCGTCCTGTACTTTCTTCGGCGTGAACAGGGGCAAAAACAACTACTTTGTTGCCAATTAGGTCTTTTAATTTTTGAACTGCCTCATCACTGACCAAATCTTGTGCTAGCCTATAAGCACTAACCACATCGCCAGCTTTGGCTTGTTCATAAAGCAAATGACTGGTCGCATCGCCAAGTTTTCTATCAATAATGGTATTGGGTAAATCCCCCCAATCGGTGCGTGTCATAGACAATACTCTATCTTTTGTATTGTCTAATTTTAACACAGCACCAAACGCCTTTTCAAACATCACAGGCTCAAGCTCTCTCATCTGCTCCAAAGTCAAAGGCGTAAAGTTTTTATCCAGTTGCAAGGATTTAAACTTTTCTATACTCATACCACCATCACGAAACAGCTTACCCCGTGTCTTGCCTAATACCTCGTCTTGATAATGGGCTGGTTGGTTTTTTAGCCATTCATAATAGGTCTGATTTTCTACCACGCCATGCTCGCTTGCACGCTGTTTTGGAGCGATATAGCCGTCATAGATGATTTCAAAGCTACTTCTACAATTAAAGTGATAAGGCGGATAAGTGGCTTTATCTAAGGTCATTACCACACCGTCCAAATGGCGACAAATGGGGCTGGTGCGTCTGTCTAAGGTTGCGATGACCTTAATGCCTTTGATGATGTCTTTGTTATCGTTGATAAAGGCTTGCTTTGCCTCACTTGCCATTATCGCCGTGCCTGTATGGGCAAGGGTTTTGGCGTGTCTTGTGCTGATATTCAAAATACCGTCTTGATAGCGATTGGCACGACTGCCCCTTATCATCTGAATTAATTTGGCATTATCTAGGCTTTCGCTATGGGCTAGGCGTATGGCACGGATAATCCGCTCGCTTTCATTTTCGCCAAATGATTTGGTTAATTCTTCTAAAGTTATCCCCACATTGGCAGTTAAATTTAAAGGCTTATTAAATGCTTTATCAGCATAAGCTGTTAATGATTTTGGTGTGTTTAAACGCTTTTTAAAGGCTGTGTAAGTTTGATGATGTACTTGATAGCGATGACCAAACAATCCACGCCAGTTGCTTTTTAAACCATCCATGTACGCTTTAAACAAGCCTTGTA
Coding sequences:
- a CDS encoding minor capsid protein, which codes for MDGLKSNWRGLFGHRYQVHHQTYTAFKKRLNTPKSLTAYADKAFNKPLNLTANVGITLEELTKSFGENESERIIRAIRLAHSESLDNAKLIQMIRGSRANRYQDGILNISTRHAKTLAHTGTAIMASEAKQAFINDNKDIIKGIKVIATLDRRTSPICRHLDGVVMTLDKATYPPYHFNCRSSFEIIYDGYIAPKQRASEHGVVENQTYYEWLKNQPAHYQDEVLGKTRGKLFRDGGMSIEKFKSLQLDKNFTPLTLEQMRELEPVMFEKAFGAVLKLDNTKDRVLSMTRTDWGDLPNTIIDRKLGDATSHLLYEQAKAGDVVSAYRLAQDLVSDEAVQKLKDLIGNKVVVFAPVHAEESTGRNMIPVAVATVLAKKIGGQVDLNVVQAVKVSRTGGDGWHRLANPPFFDGSIPKGNYVIMVDDTQTQGGTLASFKGHIEQSGATVIGVYALTGKQYSAQLRLGSDTLTTLREKYGTLEPFWQQTFGYDFSKLTEWEAKFIINSGKSIDEVRDRILASKQN
- a CDS encoding DUF3144 domain-containing protein, whose protein sequence is MSEQTNKPNLSPEEFQAQVNAFYERADAFINLANSQLSPQSHAGQVGSSLLYASARYSASVASIGFTKASDFEKEKDDIIKFYTAQYQQMLSDNLDDYIKNFEKYTNIKK
- the metK gene encoding methionine adenosyltransferase; translated protein: MNYQVFTSESVSEGHPDKMADQISDALLDAILTQDKDARVACETLTKTGAIVLAGEISTHADIDVEGIVRATVNKIGYNHSDLGFDGNSCAVINMIGKQSPEIAQGVDRSRPEDQGAGDQGLMFGYATNETDVLMPAPIQLSHRLMERQAQLRKDGTLSWLRPDAKAQVTLRYDAHHKPIAVDALVLSTQHNPDISHTALKEAVMEEIIKPIIPSELLHKDTLYHINPTGKFVIGGPVGDAGLTGRKIIVDTYGGMARHGGGAFSGKDPSKVDRSAAYAGRYVAKNIVAAGLADRCEVQVSYAIGVAEPTSISVNTFNTGKISDQEIERLIRVHFDLRPYGITRMLDLLQPMYEITASYGHFGRTGSDNAFTWEKTDRAEALRADAGL